ACGAATGAAAGAACTTCATGTGTGTGAATGGAGTTAAGGGAGCGTCAAGCCGCGTTTAAAGCAGAATGTGTCAGGGTAGCGAGTTTGAGGGAACTACAGTACGCTATAATTCTAAAAACCACTAAATTTCGCTTCAAAGGGAACTATGATCCGCTATGTCACCATTTCCCGGTAGGAATCAGCAGGTTCCGCTTAAATAGCGGATCTCAGTTCCCTTTCTGGCTACGATTACCCCATTTCCCGATAAATAAAGGATCATAGTTCCTTTTCACACGACGCTCTTGTCATTGCAAAGCCCAAAGGAAACTAGGTTCCGCCAAATGAAACCAGTGGTTCATACATACTGTTTGATACCCACGGGGAATGTGCTATACAAGTGTTGCGTCGTAGACTGATAAACATCCGCAGAAATTGCGGATGTTTTATTTTATCCGAACCATTTCTTGTCATTTCTCAAACGGAGGCTGCACCTTAATTTGTTTGCGAAAGCTGAGCGGTGAAATGCCCATCAATAGTTTAAAGGTTCGTCCAAAATGGGAAGTATTATCATAGCCGACCATCCCCGCAATTTCAGTAACATTATACAAGGAGCCAACGAGTAGTTCTCGTGCTTTTTTTATTCGTATGTTGTTGATGTATTCAATGAAAGTGAAACCGGTTGCGTCTTTAAAAGTTCGGCAGAGGTAGGAGGGGCTTATGTCAAATTGCTCTGAAATTTCGCGAAGGGTAAGGGATTCCATATAATTCTGGTTAATATAATTAACGATGTTAAGCACATTTTTGGGAGTTCGATTGGACTCAGCCAATGAAGTGTCATGATTGTTAAATATTTTACGATTAAGATAGAGGAGCAATTCCATCAATAATAGTTGCTGGTATTGTTCATAACCGCGAGCCCGCATCTTCCCCTCATAAATCATCTTCTGAAAAAGATCCTCGATGAAATATTGTTCCTTCCCGGTCATCTTCAATGAGCGACAATCACTTTCGAATAGTTCGAGCAAATCCTCACGCTGTTCACTGGTGCAGTAATCTTGTAGAAATTCTTTCTTGAATAGCAATGTAACTCGTTCATACGTATTGTTGCCTGAGTTAACTAGTCTATGGATTTCGTTGATTCCCATAAACAGCAGCGTTCCGCCCGCAACCTGATAGGTTCTATCGCCAATAAAATAATAAAAATCCCCAGATATTAAATATAAAATCTCATATGCATCATGATAATGCCGTGAAGGCATGCTGGTGTATACCTGTTTCTTACGGCTTATCTCAAGAAGATCAGACTCATAAAATACTGGCTTCATACAACACCTCCTATATGGATTGTAGTCTTAATCGTCAGGTTATAGCAATATATGTATAAAAATGAATACTTACAAGAAGATATGTGCGGTTTATACCGACTCCCTGATATAAACTTTAACTGTACTTACCAAGTTCTGGAAGAAAGGAGGGAACCATGCTCATCATGTTTGGAAAGTAGGTTTAATGTGTCTAATTGTAAAAATTGCTGAGTAAAGGGAGAGAAGGGTGATGGACCGCATGCATAATAATCCAACTTATTCAAAAAACAAACTTTCCAAGTTTATTAGCTCCATTGTTGTATGTTTGCTGCTTGCAATCGATATGGCTGGCGTTGCTGCTGCAAACAATGGGGATCTCGAAAAAGATTTGGCAAGCAAGGCAGCAGCTCAGGAAACGATTGCCCAATGGATTTTCAAAGATAGCGGCAAGAACGGGGTGTTTCCGGCTACCGGAGGGGTAAATCAGGCAGCATCCACCATTCGTAGTGTAGGTTCGAATACGGATGCATACACCTATGAGTCCGGTGAGAACAGCATACGTAATCAGGGCTGGCAGGACGGTGCAGGCACCAAATACTGGCTTGCTACGCTTTCAACCAAAGGCTTCGAGAACATCAACCTCTCTTCACAGCAAACATCCTCAAGCACAGGCCCCAAGGATTTTAAGGCGCAATACAGCACGGATCAGCAGTCATGGATCGATATCACAGGCGGAGGCCTTGTTCTAGCCCAAAATAATTATAATTGTTCCAACAATTCCTGCAAATTAACGAATCTCTCCTTACCTGTAGGTGCGAGCAATCAAGGTAATCTCTATATTCGCTGGCTCGTAAACTCGACAACAAGTGTGAGTGGAGGAAAAGTGTCGAGCTCTGGCTCTAGCAGGATCAAAGATGTCGTCGTTACTGGAAAACGAAGTGGTGATCCCGGTAATTCTCCCACATTGGAGTTAAGCAAAATTCCTGCTTCAGGGGCTAAGGATGTAGCTACTAATGCTGAGATTTCGGTGAGATTCAACAAAGCAATTAAACTCGATAGCGCTTATCAAGCTATAATTACAGAAAACAATGTGCCTCTTGGCACTATTTCGGCCTCGCTACTCGGCCCAGACACGGTGAAAATCAGTCACCCAAGCTTTACTGCCGCTAAAACTTACAAGGTGACTATTCCCAAAGGGCTCGTTAAAGGAGATCAGGATGGCCTGAATCCGGAGAGTGATATTATCTGGAGCTTCAAGACGAAATCTCCGGACACTGGCAATAAAACACCGACGTTGCTGAACATGACTTTTAACGGAGACCCTAAGACAAGTATTGCATTTGACTGGTACACGGCTGAAACAGTTAGAGGTACAGTCGTACAAGTGGTCGAAGCCTCCAAGGTTGGTGGAAATGAGTTTCCGGAACAACTGGCCACTTCTTATGAAGGCAGCTCGACAGTGATAGAGACCTTAATGACAGCAGGAGACAGAAGCACCAAGAAGTATAATAAATTTGCCAGCCACAAGGTTATCGCGAGCGGTCTCAAGCCTGGAACCAAGTATAACTACCGGGCGGGGAACGGTGATGCGGACGGTTGGAGCGAAGGATCATTTACTACCGACAAGATGGATAATCAGGATTTCCATTTCTTCTACGTAACAGATTCGCAAGGCTCAGACAAATCGAATTTCGAATTGTGGCAGGATACCTTCAAGAGAGCCATTGAGAAAACAGTTGATCCCAAGTTTGTTCTTCTAACAGGAGATTTAATAGACGACGGTGATCTGGAACAACAGTGGCAGTGGTTCTTAGGCGTACCGAAGCAGGAATTTGCGAATGTGCCATTTGCACCGGTTCTCGGCAATCACGAGGTAGAAGATTATCCGAATAATAACTTCTATAACCATTTTAATCTGCCAAAAGATGTAGGAACGGGTGCTCACGAGGGGGCAGTGTACTCTTTTGAATATGGCGATGCCCTCTTTATGCAATTCGATTCCCAATATGAAGGGGAGGTAAGTCCTCCCAAAGTGGATGCTCAGTTCACGAAGCAATTGGAGTGGATGCGCAATCAAGTGGCGAAGACTGACAAGAAGTGGAAATTTGTTTCTATGCATAAGGGGGCTTACTCTTCAGGGGATAATGCATCGGCAGAAAGCGATCGGGTTAAATTTTACCGGAAATACTTGATCCCTTTGTTTGATGAACTGGGTGTGGATATGGTATTTGAGGGGCACGATCACATGTATATGAGATCTTACCAAATGCTAAACAACGTTCCGATTAAGAATGTCATTACCGATGAGCAGGGAAATGTGCTGAATCCCAAGGGAAGCGTTTATTTGATGGGCAATTCAGCAGCTTCCAAATTCTATGACTTGAATCCTAACGCAGATACGTTTTTCGCTGCTAAAAATGCTCAACCAGGCAAGAAAATGTTCGTGGATGTTTCACTGACAAGCGATGTGCTCAAGTTTACTTCCTATACAGCAGTTAAAGACAAACCCCTCGCCGTCTATGATGCTTACAGTATTAAACGAACGGATGGCAAACCGGGCAAAGTCGAAAGCCCAAGTGCGGTAAAGCAGTCCTCTAACCGAGCGCTCCTCACGTGGAAAGCACCTGCAAATAGTATTGAGCCAGTAAGAGGCTACCGGATATATGAGAAGAACGATAAAGTGAGCACTAATTGGAGCCTATATGTACCGGCTGTAAACGGACAGACGAGCTATAGCTATACGTTAAATGGGATAGACCCTGCCAAATCCTACAATTTTGTTATTAAGGCAGTAGGAACAAGAAATAATTCACCAGCAGTGGAGGTCGGATTGCAATGACGGGTTTAGCGATGATTACACGAAGCAAAATGATGGCGTTAAGTCTCAGCATTTGTTTGCTACTCAGTTTATTGCCAACTTCAGGCTTCGCCCAGGCAGAGGTTGTGGCAGAAACTGCGGCAGGAGCTGTACCGAATCCATGGAAGCAACAAAATATTGGTTCGCCAGCCATGACGGGCACCGCTACTTACGATCCGGATGCTGACCAATTTACCGCAAGCGGCGCAGGCACGGACATTTGGGGTAAATCGGATCAGTTCAATTATGTGTATCAGCCTTGGACTGGAGACGGCGCCATTATTGCTCTTGTCTCTTCTCAAACAAACTCGAACGATTTCGCCAAAGCGGGCATCATGATAAGGGAAACGCTCAAAGCTGATTCCAAGCATGTCGATTTACTATTGACTCCTACCAACGGATTCACTTTTCAGTACCGGACGGAAACAGGCGGAACTTCCCAAAGCGTGAAAATTGCTTCGACGAGCCCAGCCTGGGTAAAGCTGGAACGCAAAGGCAGCGTTATCAAAGGATATGTATCCAACAACGGTTTGAACTGGGGCGATTTGGGCAACTTGACTTTAAACATGAGTGCCTCGTTGTATGTTGGATTAGCTGTCACCAGCCATGATGCTTCAAAGTTAAGCACGGCCACTTTTGACAAAGTAAAAGTAAACGCAACTGGCGATGTCTTCCCCCCAACCGAACCAACTAACTTGCAGGCAAACCGAGTAACAAATACAACGGCTAACATATCCTGGACCGCATCGCTGGACGATGTTGGCGTGAAGGGTTATGACTTGTTCAAAGACAATGTATTGACACAAGCGAATGTAACGGACACTTCCTATACCTTCACTGGCCTGACGCCGAACACCACTTATAATATTACTGTGAAAGCCAAGGATGCTGTAGGGAATATTTCCAATGCCAGTAAGCCTCTAACGGTGAAAACGACCAATCAAACCGATACAGAGAGCCCGACTGCTCCAACAGATCTTGCAAGCTCAAACAAAACCTCCTCGTCTGTCAATTTGAGCTGGACGGCTTCAACAGACAATGTAAGCGTCTATGAGTACGACATATATACCAATGGCATATTAGCTGGCAGCACGCCTGCTGCATCCTTCAATGTGACAGGTCTCACAGCAAATACCACATATAGTTTCACTGTAAAAGCAAGGGATCTAGCAGGAAATATTTCCGTGGCAAGCAAAGCGTTGTCTGTCAAAACTAACCCTGCCTCTTCCGATCCTTATACGCCAGAAGTTGTCGCAAGCAATCTGGAAACGCCATGGGCTATTGCTTTTGCACCGGATGGACGAATTTTCTTCACGGAACGCAACAGCGGCAGAATTCGCGTTGTTGTGAACGGGCAATTGAAATCAAGCCCAGTCCTTACTTTGGGCTCGCCTTTCTATTACATGCCTAAAAGCGAAGGCGGCTTACTGGGACTGGCGCTCGATCCCGATTTTGCTACTAATCATTACATGTATATCTACCATTCTTACAAAACCTCCGACAATAAAGTAGCTAATCGGGTCGTCCGCCTTATAGAAAATAACAACACTGCTACACTTGACAAGGTTCTTATTACTAATCTTCCAGGTGCGGTCTACCACAACGGCGGACGTTTGAAAATTGGACCAGACAAGAAACTGTATTTCAGTGACGGCAACTACGGTAACAAAGACGACACACTCACTTTCCTTGGAGGAAAAACGTTCCGCCTAAATTTGGATGGTACGATTCCAAGCGACAATCCGTTTGGTGCCTCATCTCCAATCTACAGCAGGGGACACCGGAATCCTCAAGGATTAGCCTGGCAGCCCGGAACGAACCGTCTATTTGAATCAGAGCATGGCGAGGCCTCCCATGATGAGATCAACTTCATTGAGCCTGGCAACAATTATGGTTGGCCTAAATATGAGGGCGATGATCAGAATCACTCAGGCATTACACCTCCGCTTATTTATGCCAATGGCACAACCTGGGCGCCCTCTGGTATCACTTTTGTAACCAAAGGGCCATGGGCAGGCAATCTGCTTGTCGCCAATTTAAAAGGCAAACAGATCATTCGCATGGTGATCGGACAGCAGAATGGCAAACCGACGGTCGACAGCAATAATCTCAATTATTTGTATGTAAATAAATACGGCCGCATCCGCGACATTGTCGAAGCGCCGGACGGTTCGCTTTACTTCGTTACCAGCAACAATGGCGATAAAAACGGTGACGGCACTCCGGATAAACTGATTCGACTGGTACCCAACTTTTAACAGATGAAATAAAACTATGCAGTCAGCGCGTGCCAATGTTCAATCGGCACGCGCTGTTTGCATTTCGCATGCGGCTAGGTCACCCAGTCAATGAACCCAGTTGCAACCCCAAGCCTATTAACGAACTCATTACCCTTTATTCGACCCAAATCGCTTATTCTGAAAATCTAATGAATGCTAGATTCGCTATTTCAAGCAAAAGATCACCACTCGGCCAATAAAGTGGCGGATAGCGCCAACTCCGTTCTTTAAATCTCCAATGTAGCCATTTTCTGCTCTATAAGCATCGTACAGTTCATTAGATAGATGGCCTTTGAGACCAAAAAACGCTGAAGCTAAGAAAGCTGCTGTGGATGTCAAAATAAAGGGGGTACGCTTATGATATAGTGCGCAATCTAGCGAATCCGAGTTCCCTTTGAGCATTGCAATGATAGAGAGCGTTGTGTGAAAAGGAACTATGATCCTCTATATGGCGGAAACTGGGGTAGAAGTAGCATGAAAGGGAACTGAGATCCGCTATTTCAGCGGAATCTACTGATTTCAACCGGGAAATGGTGACATAGCGGATCGTAGTTCCCTTTGAAGCCGAATATAGCGATTTTCAGAATGATAGCGTACTGTAGTTCCCTTTGGATCGCTATCATGACACATTTCGCTAGTATCGCGGATTGACGTTTCCTTATCTCTGAGCAATAGCTGGGCTAAAAGAGCTCATTCTGCCAATAATGAAGCAATGACTCCATGTTGGCAGAACGTTCTAGCATTTTTTACTTACCAGAATAATGGCGAGAGGTAAATCAACGGTAGCACAGTTGCTTTCCGAACGGTTAGAAAACCCGGTTCATTTGCGGGGGGATTACGTCTACGATATCGGCTTGCCGCACAGTCCGCGATGCCTACTTTCAAGCAGGCTTTACAGTAGTAGTTCAAGACGTCGTGGGTGCTGACCATGGATATGGAGTTTGGAGCATTGAAGGATTGGATAGTCTGAAGAGCTGCCGCCGTGGTAGCTCTTGACTCCGCTAACGGGAGGATTGTATTG
Above is a genomic segment from Paenibacillus sp. HWE-109 containing:
- a CDS encoding AraC family transcriptional regulator, with protein sequence MKPVFYESDLLEISRKKQVYTSMPSRHYHDAYEILYLISGDFYYFIGDRTYQVAGGTLLFMGINEIHRLVNSGNNTYERVTLLFKKEFLQDYCTSEQREDLLELFESDCRSLKMTGKEQYFIEDLFQKMIYEGKMRARGYEQYQQLLLMELLLYLNRKIFNNHDTSLAESNRTPKNVLNIVNYINQNYMESLTLREISEQFDISPSYLCRTFKDATGFTFIEYINNIRIKKARELLVGSLYNVTEIAGMVGYDNTSHFGRTFKLLMGISPLSFRKQIKVQPPFEK
- a CDS encoding metallophosphoesterase — protein: MDRMHNNPTYSKNKLSKFISSIVVCLLLAIDMAGVAAANNGDLEKDLASKAAAQETIAQWIFKDSGKNGVFPATGGVNQAASTIRSVGSNTDAYTYESGENSIRNQGWQDGAGTKYWLATLSTKGFENINLSSQQTSSSTGPKDFKAQYSTDQQSWIDITGGGLVLAQNNYNCSNNSCKLTNLSLPVGASNQGNLYIRWLVNSTTSVSGGKVSSSGSSRIKDVVVTGKRSGDPGNSPTLELSKIPASGAKDVATNAEISVRFNKAIKLDSAYQAIITENNVPLGTISASLLGPDTVKISHPSFTAAKTYKVTIPKGLVKGDQDGLNPESDIIWSFKTKSPDTGNKTPTLLNMTFNGDPKTSIAFDWYTAETVRGTVVQVVEASKVGGNEFPEQLATSYEGSSTVIETLMTAGDRSTKKYNKFASHKVIASGLKPGTKYNYRAGNGDADGWSEGSFTTDKMDNQDFHFFYVTDSQGSDKSNFELWQDTFKRAIEKTVDPKFVLLTGDLIDDGDLEQQWQWFLGVPKQEFANVPFAPVLGNHEVEDYPNNNFYNHFNLPKDVGTGAHEGAVYSFEYGDALFMQFDSQYEGEVSPPKVDAQFTKQLEWMRNQVAKTDKKWKFVSMHKGAYSSGDNASAESDRVKFYRKYLIPLFDELGVDMVFEGHDHMYMRSYQMLNNVPIKNVITDEQGNVLNPKGSVYLMGNSAASKFYDLNPNADTFFAAKNAQPGKKMFVDVSLTSDVLKFTSYTAVKDKPLAVYDAYSIKRTDGKPGKVESPSAVKQSSNRALLTWKAPANSIEPVRGYRIYEKNDKVSTNWSLYVPAVNGQTSYSYTLNGIDPAKSYNFVIKAVGTRNNSPAVEVGLQ
- a CDS encoding PQQ-dependent sugar dehydrogenase, which codes for MTGLAMITRSKMMALSLSICLLLSLLPTSGFAQAEVVAETAAGAVPNPWKQQNIGSPAMTGTATYDPDADQFTASGAGTDIWGKSDQFNYVYQPWTGDGAIIALVSSQTNSNDFAKAGIMIRETLKADSKHVDLLLTPTNGFTFQYRTETGGTSQSVKIASTSPAWVKLERKGSVIKGYVSNNGLNWGDLGNLTLNMSASLYVGLAVTSHDASKLSTATFDKVKVNATGDVFPPTEPTNLQANRVTNTTANISWTASLDDVGVKGYDLFKDNVLTQANVTDTSYTFTGLTPNTTYNITVKAKDAVGNISNASKPLTVKTTNQTDTESPTAPTDLASSNKTSSSVNLSWTASTDNVSVYEYDIYTNGILAGSTPAASFNVTGLTANTTYSFTVKARDLAGNISVASKALSVKTNPASSDPYTPEVVASNLETPWAIAFAPDGRIFFTERNSGRIRVVVNGQLKSSPVLTLGSPFYYMPKSEGGLLGLALDPDFATNHYMYIYHSYKTSDNKVANRVVRLIENNNTATLDKVLITNLPGAVYHNGGRLKIGPDKKLYFSDGNYGNKDDTLTFLGGKTFRLNLDGTIPSDNPFGASSPIYSRGHRNPQGLAWQPGTNRLFESEHGEASHDEINFIEPGNNYGWPKYEGDDQNHSGITPPLIYANGTTWAPSGITFVTKGPWAGNLLVANLKGKQIIRMVIGQQNGKPTVDSNNLNYLYVNKYGRIRDIVEAPDGSLYFVTSNNGDKNGDGTPDKLIRLVPNF